From one Bacteriovorax sp. BAL6_X genomic stretch:
- a CDS encoding ABC transporter permease produces MNKKLPLLKGIKLIYKKEISESFSSPIIYIFAAISNFIMSAIFYNNLQMAPQLTNKTIVDFVIAPTFSALNFILLFFAPMLTMGAFVKEKRENTFGLLKLSNLTDDSIFFAKYLAAATKLIFITLPIFIIPLFLAPKGFNDFAILFTNMLGIYGLGLCYLIVGLNASLLSRSYIASIVISFGALFSFLIVYASSNVIDNEMIQAMMRYFSFSSHIFYFARGAVSSFDLVYIFSFIGLFSFIGIRNLGVRK; encoded by the coding sequence GTGAATAAGAAACTTCCACTCCTTAAAGGCATTAAACTTATTTATAAGAAAGAAATTAGCGAAAGTTTTTCTTCGCCAATTATTTATATCTTTGCGGCCATTTCAAACTTTATTATGTCTGCAATCTTTTATAATAATTTACAAATGGCCCCACAGTTAACTAATAAGACAATAGTAGACTTTGTGATTGCTCCGACATTCTCAGCACTCAATTTTATTCTACTTTTCTTCGCTCCAATGCTTACGATGGGCGCATTCGTTAAAGAGAAGAGAGAAAATACTTTTGGACTCTTAAAGCTTTCAAACTTAACAGATGACTCAATCTTCTTTGCTAAGTATTTGGCCGCTGCTACAAAGCTCATTTTTATTACCTTACCAATCTTTATTATTCCACTTTTCTTAGCACCAAAAGGCTTTAATGACTTTGCTATTTTATTTACAAATATGTTGGGAATTTACGGCCTAGGTTTATGCTACTTAATTGTTGGTCTTAATGCTTCGTTATTGAGTCGATCTTATATTGCATCTATTGTTATTTCATTTGGTGCACTATTTTCTTTCTTAATTGTTTATGCAAGCTCGAATGTTATTGATAATGAAATGATTCAGGCCATGATGAGATACTTTAGTTTCAGTTCACATATCTTCTATTTCGCTAGAGGAGCAGTTTCAAGCTTTGACTTAGTTTATATATTCTCTTTTATTGGCCTTTTTAGTTTCATTGGCATTCGCAACTTGGGGGTTAGAAAATGA
- a CDS encoding GHMP kinase, with product MDNKIARAEGSVRVDLLGGTLDIVPLNQVLRHTITLNLATSLKAKVMVEEIEFEGVEFVSIDYDSVTRHSSVDFTYEDFDSDTFGPLSFLAQILHHFKLTTGIRLTTESGSPPGAGLGGSSSMGVTVYKALCEYAGIEFDRQIAINTVQNIEAKILNKGPCGYQDYYPALYGGVLALIATNSCIEVEQLYNEEFKTFVESHLTLVYSGQLRLSAINNWQVYKDFFDNQNGVREGLGKIRDLTFSAYNAIRNGEYDDFLGMLCQEGVQREKLFSGIVTDDMREVYNKLREKDLVIGMKVCGAGGGGCFLLAHGPQHKAQVLKELSRAKDMQVLEFSVEKPL from the coding sequence ATGGATAATAAGATTGCTAGAGCCGAAGGATCAGTTCGCGTTGACCTTCTTGGTGGAACACTTGATATCGTTCCACTAAATCAGGTTTTAAGACATACAATAACTCTAAACCTTGCAACCTCTCTTAAGGCCAAGGTTATGGTTGAAGAGATTGAATTTGAAGGTGTTGAGTTTGTTTCAATAGATTACGACTCTGTTACTAGACACTCAAGCGTTGATTTTACATATGAAGATTTTGATAGTGATACTTTTGGACCACTGTCTTTTCTTGCTCAAATCCTTCATCACTTTAAGTTAACAACAGGTATTCGTTTAACTACTGAGTCAGGTTCTCCTCCAGGGGCAGGCCTTGGTGGTTCATCATCAATGGGAGTAACTGTTTATAAAGCACTATGTGAATACGCTGGTATTGAGTTTGATCGTCAAATTGCGATTAATACAGTTCAAAATATTGAGGCAAAGATTTTAAATAAGGGCCCATGTGGATACCAGGATTACTATCCTGCTCTTTACGGAGGCGTGCTTGCATTAATAGCGACAAATAGTTGTATTGAAGTTGAGCAACTTTACAATGAAGAGTTTAAAACCTTTGTGGAGTCACACTTAACACTTGTGTACTCGGGACAACTTAGACTGTCGGCAATTAATAATTGGCAAGTTTATAAAGACTTCTTTGATAACCAAAATGGTGTAAGAGAAGGGCTTGGGAAAATTCGTGATCTGACTTTTAGTGCTTACAATGCAATTCGAAATGGTGAGTACGATGACTTCCTCGGAATGCTTTGCCAAGAAGGTGTCCAAAGAGAGAAACTTTTCTCAGGTATCGTCACAGATGATATGCGTGAGGTCTATAATAAATTACGTGAAAAAGATTTGGTTATTGGAATGAAGGTATGTGGAGCAGGTGGAGGCGGATGCTTCTTACTTGCACATGGACCTCAACATAAGGCCCAAGTTTTAAAAGAGCTCTCACGTGCAAAAGATATGCAGGTGTTAGAGTTTAGTGTAGAGAAGCCATTATGA
- a CDS encoding ABC transporter ATP-binding protein has translation MSDNNLVELSDIRKTFPGKDVLKGVNLTIGRKGVLGFLGPNGAGKSTLMKIILEEQEYTTGGLTKDSELTIGYLPEEPALYRHMCVRPFLEFVQEIYQIADNTYAIEEVIEKCGLKEVAHQRIENLSKGYKQKVGIAAAICHNPKLLVLDEPLVGLDPHAIIQIKDVIKELSKDHTIFISSHQLSDLASICDDIAILHEGVIVAHGPIKDIEKKLEVSQRVEVEFESVDEDKLQGLKEMGINFSNKDGIYEFSGQTQDSDLRITLSKYFAQNDLAILSQQNIKVGLEDIFKKLTAKKEEIRE, from the coding sequence ATGAGTGACAATAACCTTGTAGAGTTGTCGGACATTAGAAAAACATTTCCTGGTAAAGATGTTCTCAAAGGGGTGAATCTCACAATCGGTCGAAAAGGTGTCTTAGGATTTCTTGGGCCAAATGGTGCAGGTAAGTCGACCCTTATGAAGATTATTCTTGAAGAGCAGGAGTATACAACTGGTGGCCTTACTAAAGATAGTGAGCTTACGATTGGATACCTTCCGGAAGAGCCTGCTTTATATCGTCATATGTGCGTTAGGCCATTTCTAGAATTTGTCCAAGAAATTTACCAAATTGCAGATAATACTTATGCAATTGAGGAAGTCATCGAAAAGTGTGGACTTAAAGAAGTAGCACACCAAAGAATTGAAAATTTATCCAAAGGATATAAACAAAAAGTAGGGATTGCTGCGGCAATTTGCCACAACCCAAAGCTTCTTGTGCTAGATGAGCCACTTGTTGGACTTGATCCCCATGCCATTATACAAATTAAAGATGTGATCAAAGAGCTTTCAAAAGATCATACGATTTTTATTTCTTCTCATCAATTGAGTGACCTTGCTTCAATATGTGATGATATCGCAATTTTACACGAAGGAGTCATTGTTGCTCACGGGCCAATTAAAGATATTGAGAAGAAACTTGAGGTCTCTCAAAGAGTTGAAGTAGAGTTTGAGTCAGTTGATGAAGACAAGCTTCAGGGCCTAAAAGAGATGGGAATAAACTTTAGTAATAAGGATGGCATTTACGAATTTAGTGGGCAAACTCAAGATAGTGATTTAAGAATTACTCTTTCAAAATACTTTGCTCAAAATGATCTCGCTATCTTATCGCAACAAAATATCAAAGTTGGGCTTGAGGATATTTTCAAGAAGCTAACCGCAAAGAAGGAGGAGATTCGTGAATAA
- a CDS encoding Gldg family protein, which produces MKKISLSLCAIFYLIACFLFLIIPEHIFLVGATFIIALCLTLLTFYFHLEEIRNFVRSTFGKNLLSNFTAFFLLFCILAVLNLIVFKRGPIWDLSKRQLNTLSELTVKTVKKIDNKVEMVVFSNKDSKNAILSLLELYKNQNSSIVTKFYDPELRPDMIAQYGVTVSPSIVLAKQNGEELKKVVVTRILELGITNGLIRLERDKDPAICFNYNAKFQDSSDNGFTGLLHVLKQSAYRLNIVDLLKANEIPKSCDVFTILEPTNDFSKEDISKLENYYFNGGRIFAALMPNFHGEKLPNLKKFFSSNGLNIANDIVMDPVNGLESSKGTAPIISRFDSLNINSDFKERVFFPLVASISSTLSQEEQGNYHALATSTPESWAEKKMISVIAGDVKKDSEDIEGPIDMAAAITRDGVPAMVAIGNSAFISNKFFSYQSNFKYISNLYHWLSGQGQLTSLNSVVFKEVPLLVSDIEKKVIFYFSIVVLPLAYLVIALVLFQRRKFSA; this is translated from the coding sequence ATGAAAAAGATTTCCCTAAGCCTATGTGCAATTTTCTATTTAATTGCTTGCTTCTTATTTCTTATCATCCCTGAGCATATATTCTTAGTTGGTGCGACATTTATTATCGCTCTTTGCCTAACGCTGCTAACTTTCTACTTTCATCTTGAAGAAATTAGAAATTTTGTAAGGAGTACCTTTGGAAAGAATCTTCTTTCTAATTTTACCGCGTTCTTCTTACTATTTTGTATCCTTGCTGTTTTAAACCTAATTGTCTTTAAACGCGGGCCAATTTGGGATTTAAGCAAGAGGCAACTCAATACTCTTTCTGAACTTACTGTAAAGACAGTAAAGAAAATTGATAATAAGGTTGAGATGGTGGTCTTTTCTAATAAAGACTCAAAGAATGCCATTCTTTCTCTTCTTGAACTTTATAAAAATCAAAATTCATCAATTGTGACAAAATTCTATGACCCAGAGTTAAGGCCAGATATGATTGCTCAGTATGGAGTAACAGTTTCACCTTCAATTGTTTTAGCAAAGCAGAATGGTGAAGAGCTTAAGAAAGTCGTGGTGACTCGAATCTTAGAATTAGGAATTACCAATGGCCTAATTCGTCTTGAAAGAGATAAAGATCCTGCAATCTGTTTTAACTATAATGCAAAATTTCAAGATAGTTCTGACAACGGTTTTACAGGACTATTACACGTATTAAAGCAATCTGCTTATCGCTTAAATATAGTGGACCTTCTTAAAGCAAATGAAATTCCTAAATCATGTGATGTCTTCACAATACTTGAGCCTACGAATGATTTTTCAAAGGAAGATATTTCAAAATTAGAAAACTACTATTTTAATGGTGGGCGTATTTTTGCTGCGTTAATGCCAAATTTTCATGGTGAGAAACTTCCAAATCTTAAGAAGTTCTTCTCTTCAAATGGTCTTAATATAGCAAATGATATTGTGATGGATCCAGTAAATGGGCTTGAGTCATCAAAGGGAACAGCGCCAATTATTTCTCGTTTTGATTCTTTAAATATTAACTCTGATTTTAAAGAGAGAGTTTTCTTTCCTCTTGTCGCATCAATTTCATCAACTCTTTCACAAGAAGAACAAGGGAATTATCACGCTTTAGCTACATCCACTCCAGAGAGCTGGGCGGAGAAGAAGATGATCTCTGTAATTGCAGGGGATGTAAAAAAAGATAGTGAAGATATTGAAGGGCCTATTGATATGGCAGCGGCAATTACAAGAGATGGTGTACCAGCAATGGTGGCCATTGGGAACTCGGCCTTTATTTCTAATAAATTCTTTAGCTACCAAAGTAACTTTAAGTATATTTCAAACCTTTATCACTGGTTATCAGGTCAAGGACAATTAACTTCACTTAATTCAGTGGTGTTTAAAGAGGTTCCACTTTTAGTTTCAGATATTGAAAAGAAAGTGATCTTTTACTTTTCGATTGTTGTTCTGCCTCTTGCTTACCTTGTCATTGCTCTGGTTCTTTTCCAGAGAAGGAAATTTTCAGCTTAA
- the tsaD gene encoding tRNA (adenosine(37)-N6)-threonylcarbamoyltransferase complex transferase subunit TsaD, with the protein MATKYILGIETSCDDTSVAVLKGDPDKISLGEVPEVLAFELFSQEQMLAQWGGVVPEIASRNHLEKLAPLIKQTIAKAGVNLSDIDLVGVTTFPGLLGPLLTGLNAAKTISLLKKVDLFAVNHLFAHLEAIHLTEKVSYPYLGLLVSGGHSLYTLVTASDEIEVLGSTIDDAAGEAYDKGGKLMGLGYPAGRIIDDLAKEGDINRFEFPIGLKASKDCNLSFSGVKTSLRTFLDKNPQYLVKSPEDINQDTKDICASYQHAIVSALKLKLRYALEAAKEKGFNNLPIVVGGGVACNSYLRQVLKEKYKQVHFVQPKFCTDNGAMIANYAFRNYSSRIQYPDTLSIDARSRFINKKEHRKA; encoded by the coding sequence GTGGCCACTAAATATATTTTAGGTATTGAAACAAGTTGTGATGACACATCAGTTGCAGTTCTCAAAGGAGATCCTGATAAGATTTCTCTAGGTGAGGTTCCTGAAGTGTTGGCCTTTGAGTTATTTTCTCAAGAACAAATGCTTGCTCAATGGGGCGGTGTTGTTCCAGAAATTGCCTCACGAAATCACCTTGAAAAGCTAGCTCCTCTTATTAAGCAAACAATTGCTAAGGCGGGTGTGAATCTTTCAGATATCGACCTTGTTGGCGTGACAACTTTTCCAGGGCTTCTTGGGCCACTTTTAACGGGACTTAATGCTGCTAAGACAATTTCTCTTTTAAAGAAAGTTGATCTCTTTGCAGTAAACCACCTCTTTGCTCACCTTGAAGCGATTCATCTGACAGAGAAAGTCTCATATCCATATTTAGGACTTTTAGTCAGCGGGGGACATAGTCTCTACACTCTTGTGACAGCAAGTGATGAGATTGAAGTTCTTGGCTCGACAATTGATGATGCCGCAGGTGAAGCCTATGACAAGGGTGGAAAGCTTATGGGGCTTGGATATCCAGCTGGCCGTATTATTGATGACCTTGCTAAAGAAGGTGATATCAATCGCTTCGAATTCCCAATTGGCCTAAAGGCATCAAAAGATTGTAACCTAAGCTTTTCGGGAGTGAAGACGTCTTTAAGAACATTCCTTGATAAGAATCCTCAGTATCTTGTGAAGTCGCCGGAAGATATCAATCAAGATACTAAAGATATTTGTGCTTCTTATCAGCACGCCATTGTTTCAGCTCTTAAGCTTAAACTTCGCTACGCCCTTGAGGCCGCAAAAGAGAAGGGATTTAATAACCTTCCAATTGTTGTTGGAGGTGGAGTTGCTTGCAATAGCTATCTAAGACAAGTTTTAAAAGAAAAGTATAAGCAAGTGCATTTTGTGCAGCCAAAATTCTGTACTGACAACGGTGCCATGATCGCAAATTATGCTTTTAGAAATTATAGTAGTCGTATTCAATATCCGGACACGCTAAGTATCGATGCGAGATCACGATTTATTAATAAGAAAGAACATAGGAAGGCCTAG
- a CDS encoding thymidine kinase: MYASHAHATGGIEVVCGPMFSGKTEELIRRVTRAQIARQKVQIFKPVIDDRYHKTNVVSHSERHVEAEPVKDAVEILQKVYDSTRIVAIDEVQFFDATIIKVVSKLARRGIRVICAGLDQDFKSKPFGPMPELLCIADDVMKIQAICTVCGAPASKSYRLPTDNSKTVLVGEADLYEARCRAHFDYYEEDEDVKAFSISLGGLKEVNSIGEVKLNNENTI, from the coding sequence ATGTACGCAAGTCACGCACACGCAACTGGTGGCATTGAAGTCGTATGCGGCCCAATGTTTTCTGGAAAAACGGAAGAGCTTATCCGTCGAGTAACTAGAGCACAAATTGCTCGTCAAAAAGTTCAAATTTTCAAACCTGTTATTGATGATCGCTATCACAAAACGAATGTCGTAAGTCATTCAGAGAGACACGTGGAAGCTGAACCAGTTAAAGACGCTGTTGAAATCTTACAGAAGGTATATGATTCAACTCGTATTGTGGCCATTGATGAGGTTCAATTCTTTGATGCAACAATTATTAAGGTTGTTTCGAAGTTAGCACGTCGTGGAATTCGCGTTATTTGTGCTGGCCTAGATCAGGATTTCAAATCAAAGCCATTTGGTCCAATGCCTGAGTTACTATGCATTGCTGATGATGTGATGAAGATTCAAGCGATCTGTACTGTTTGTGGGGCACCTGCTTCGAAGTCATACAGACTACCAACTGACAATTCAAAAACAGTTTTAGTAGGTGAAGCTGATCTTTACGAAGCACGTTGTCGTGCTCACTTTGATTACTACGAAGAAGATGAAGATGTTAAGGCATTTTCGATTTCACTTGGAGGCCTAAAAGAGGTAAACTCTATTGGCGAGGTGAAATTGAATAATGAAAACACAATCTAA
- a CDS encoding HD domain-containing phosphohydrolase, which produces MSFNVLVAEPDFELSDIYVLGIENAFQGVNVVRVSNFKELKAKLQSSKNYKLIISDYFREGDEDIFSFCDAIDCNIPSLIITSYTEAEFINFERDITYHKKREHLPKPFSFVKFEKLLTQLGGISTFVQSSSAYKKINTEYFLRGTLAICDTYVKLSDSKFVKVIHRGDTFTISQIESYLDRDINYLYINKDDIDEYVKKAGEVSFLKYDPSTPAEHLDIAQKSMMTLKRLVGRYGISTGTSTVVDSYVSNISKLSQGSLKLKALLKERENMTNYLYDHCYLTSLFGVEILKQLAWGKKDNIETIIRTSVFHDLLLEDESLARISSQEELLKAELSDYDKNVVLGHGRLMSEILEKEGLTDQNMYEILINHHERPDGSGFPRGLYANQIKPLTAVFIVAHELAKQIELRNYNLDENRSIYQYLADHFGQDHFEKIIKIVDKILK; this is translated from the coding sequence ATGAGTTTTAACGTATTAGTGGCCGAACCAGATTTTGAACTTAGTGATATTTATGTCTTGGGAATTGAGAACGCTTTCCAAGGTGTGAATGTCGTTCGTGTTTCTAACTTTAAGGAATTAAAGGCGAAGCTTCAGTCATCTAAAAATTATAAGCTTATCATTTCTGATTACTTCCGAGAAGGGGATGAAGATATCTTCTCTTTTTGTGATGCGATTGATTGTAATATTCCATCACTTATCATTACTTCTTATACGGAAGCAGAATTTATTAATTTTGAAAGAGATATTACTTATCACAAGAAAAGAGAGCATCTGCCAAAGCCATTTTCATTTGTTAAATTTGAAAAACTCTTAACACAACTTGGTGGGATTTCGACTTTTGTTCAATCCAGTAGTGCGTATAAGAAGATCAACACTGAGTACTTCCTTAGAGGTACACTGGCCATTTGTGATACTTACGTAAAACTTAGCGATTCAAAATTTGTAAAAGTTATTCATCGCGGAGACACATTCACAATTTCTCAAATTGAAAGCTACCTCGATCGTGATATTAATTATCTCTATATAAATAAAGACGATATTGATGAATACGTGAAGAAGGCCGGAGAGGTTTCATTTTTAAAATATGACCCTTCCACTCCAGCTGAGCACTTAGATATTGCTCAAAAGTCTATGATGACACTTAAGCGTCTGGTTGGCCGCTACGGAATTAGCACTGGAACGAGCACTGTGGTAGATAGCTATGTTTCAAATATTTCAAAACTTTCGCAGGGAAGTCTTAAGCTTAAGGCCCTTTTAAAAGAGCGCGAGAATATGACTAACTACCTCTATGACCACTGCTATCTGACAAGCCTCTTTGGGGTTGAGATTTTAAAGCAGCTAGCATGGGGGAAAAAAGATAATATAGAAACCATAATCCGTACATCAGTGTTTCACGATCTTCTTCTTGAAGATGAAAGCTTGGCCCGTATTTCTTCCCAAGAAGAGCTACTTAAGGCGGAGTTGTCTGATTATGATAAGAATGTGGTTCTGGGACATGGCCGCTTAATGAGTGAGATACTTGAGAAGGAAGGCCTAACTGATCAGAATATGTATGAGATTCTAATCAATCATCATGAAAGGCCAGATGGTTCAGGTTTTCCTCGTGGATTATATGCCAATCAAATCAAGCCACTAACGGCCGTCTTTATTGTCGCCCATGAGCTTGCTAAGCAAATAGAGCTGCGCAACTACAACCTCGACGAAAACCGTTCAATTTATCAGTACTTAGCGGATCATTTCGGACAGGATCACTTTGAAAAAATCATCAAAATTGTCGATAAAATCTTAAAATAA
- a CDS encoding calcium/sodium antiporter, which yields MVLQVVLLILAIVMLYYGAEFALESAEKIGLALGLSPLVIGLLIVGFGTSLPEFFVSQLASYRGEPGIALGNIVGSNIANLFLILGVSGLMGRLFISGKEIKKQLLLHLALTAILALVLLQDQVYWWGSALLIGFMAFYLWDTFASMKKDRAHLGDQKQPQSQEEKVGPKEIIHLFAGFALLYGGGELLVKSGTAVALEFGISSYVISAIFVAFGTSFPELVTAIMTSKKGKNSDIITGNIIGSNIFNAAFVLGSLVFYKIKIAENFIPEMSALIFAALFLLVLCFAKRAFYRIAGAIFLSCYIAMVLYWVR from the coding sequence ATGGTTTTACAAGTTGTGTTATTAATTCTTGCTATTGTTATGCTTTATTATGGTGCAGAGTTCGCTCTGGAATCTGCAGAAAAGATTGGACTGGCCCTTGGATTATCACCACTTGTTATTGGACTCCTGATTGTTGGTTTCGGAACATCTCTTCCAGAGTTCTTTGTTTCTCAGTTGGCAAGTTATCGCGGTGAGCCGGGTATTGCCCTGGGAAATATTGTGGGTTCAAATATTGCAAACCTCTTTCTGATTCTAGGTGTATCTGGCCTTATGGGCCGACTTTTTATCTCTGGGAAAGAGATTAAGAAACAGCTCCTGCTACATCTAGCTCTTACGGCCATTCTTGCGCTTGTTCTTCTACAAGATCAAGTTTATTGGTGGGGAAGTGCTCTTCTTATTGGATTTATGGCCTTCTATCTATGGGATACATTCGCTTCTATGAAAAAGGATCGTGCTCACCTTGGAGACCAGAAGCAGCCTCAAAGTCAGGAAGAGAAAGTTGGGCCAAAAGAAATCATTCATCTCTTTGCTGGATTTGCTCTTTTATATGGTGGGGGGGAGCTACTTGTTAAGAGTGGTACGGCCGTCGCTCTCGAGTTTGGAATTTCGAGCTATGTTATTTCGGCCATCTTTGTTGCCTTTGGAACTTCATTTCCTGAACTTGTTACGGCCATCATGACAAGCAAGAAGGGGAAGAACTCGGATATTATCACTGGAAATATTATCGGTTCAAATATTTTCAATGCCGCTTTTGTTCTAGGAAGTTTGGTATTTTACAAAATTAAAATTGCAGAAAATTTTATACCTGAGATGTCTGCTCTAATATTTGCGGCACTATTTTTACTCGTACTTTGTTTTGCAAAAAGGGCCTTCTATCGTATTGCTGGCGCTATCTTTTTAAGCTGTTATATCGCCATGGTTCTTTACTGGGTACGCTAA
- a CDS encoding bifunctional oligoribonuclease/PAP phosphatase NrnA → MTRNIDRFKKLIEKANNIVITTHIFPDADGIGSEIALCMALRKLGKNAICINEEKLFDRYRYLDPDGVITNYNDSKDYFDKIDLFIVTDTNALPRIGKNVQELVLKSSELLFIDHHPCPKEIAAIHCVDSTKAATGELVGELIEALGVKLDKKMALALYTSIIIDTSSFRYPTVTGNTHRIVAKLMDTGISPPQAFNQINGVKQVEYMKLIGKVLSSCQMSPNGKVAWISLTEEEIESFGCETEDTHGFINHLLILEGIEVACMFREVGDKVKISFRSVNQTVDVGVIAQALGGGGHNHSAATIIDGNLAKVIPEVIEKIELMIE, encoded by the coding sequence ATGACCAGAAATATAGATCGCTTCAAAAAGCTTATTGAAAAAGCTAATAATATTGTTATTACAACTCACATCTTTCCAGATGCCGATGGTATTGGAAGTGAGATTGCCCTGTGCATGGCCTTAAGAAAATTAGGTAAGAATGCAATTTGTATTAACGAAGAAAAATTATTCGATCGCTATCGCTACCTAGATCCAGATGGTGTGATTACAAATTACAATGATTCAAAAGACTACTTTGATAAAATCGATCTATTTATCGTAACAGATACTAACGCTCTTCCAAGAATTGGAAAGAATGTACAGGAGCTTGTTTTAAAATCAAGTGAGCTTCTATTCATTGACCATCACCCTTGCCCAAAAGAGATCGCGGCCATTCATTGTGTGGATTCAACTAAGGCAGCTACAGGTGAGTTGGTTGGAGAACTTATTGAGGCGCTTGGAGTAAAACTTGATAAGAAAATGGCCTTGGCCCTTTATACTTCAATTATTATCGATACAAGTTCGTTTAGGTACCCTACAGTAACAGGTAACACTCACCGAATTGTCGCCAAGCTCATGGATACAGGGATCTCGCCTCCACAAGCATTTAATCAAATCAACGGTGTTAAACAAGTTGAGTATATGAAGCTAATTGGAAAGGTACTCTCATCCTGTCAAATGAGCCCAAATGGTAAGGTCGCTTGGATTTCTTTAACAGAAGAAGAGATTGAAAGCTTTGGTTGTGAAACTGAGGACACGCATGGCTTTATCAATCACCTTCTTATTCTTGAAGGAATTGAAGTTGCTTGTATGTTTAGAGAAGTTGGCGATAAGGTTAAAATTTCATTTCGCTCAGTTAATCAGACTGTAGATGTTGGTGTCATTGCACAGGCCCTTGGAGGTGGAGGTCACAACCACTCTGCAGCGACAATCATTGATGGAAACCTTGCTAAAGTTATTCCAGAGGTCATTGAAAAAATTGAATTAATGATTGAGTAG
- the hpt gene encoding hypoxanthine phosphoribosyltransferase, which produces MAIETYFSEEKINERIKELAAKIDSDFQGEEVVVIGVLNGAFIFVADLIRQMNSPVYFDFIGASSYKGTESTGKISITKDIKVDIKDKNVILVEDIVDTGLTISELTKMLKERGPKTIKLATLLHKKVKTQHNVEIDYLGFEIEDKFVIGYGLDFDGRYRELPYIGIYNG; this is translated from the coding sequence ATGGCAATCGAAACTTATTTCTCTGAAGAGAAAATTAATGAAAGAATTAAAGAATTAGCCGCTAAGATTGATTCAGACTTTCAAGGAGAGGAGGTTGTCGTCATTGGAGTTTTAAACGGTGCTTTCATCTTCGTCGCCGACCTCATTCGCCAAATGAATTCTCCTGTATATTTTGATTTCATTGGAGCGAGCTCTTATAAGGGGACTGAAAGTACTGGAAAGATTTCAATCACCAAAGATATTAAAGTCGATATCAAAGATAAGAATGTGATTCTTGTGGAAGATATTGTGGACACTGGATTAACAATTAGTGAGCTTACTAAGATGTTAAAAGAGAGAGGACCTAAGACAATTAAATTAGCGACTCTTTTACATAAGAAAGTTAAAACACAACATAATGTTGAAATCGATTACCTCGGTTTTGAGATTGAAGATAAATTTGTTATCGGTTACGGACTTGATTTTGATGGCCGCTACCGAGAGCTTCCGTATATTGGAATTTATAATGGATAA
- a CDS encoding uracil phosphoribosyltransferase, whose amino-acid sequence MKTQSKNSNHYKISQIEHKYGENVFILSNPLAESLLARFSSEGVIQPELNHLIHKLYFILLESVLGNSFPKEVVEVRSRMAGLTDKAIFKQEVIKRDQPVLCVDLARAGTFPSHVCFENLNYFLNPELIRQDHFYVQRKVDENEQVIGVDVSGSKIGGGQENAIVLLPDPMGATGGSMSFAINHYKDKIKGRALKYISLNLIVTPEYIKRMQKDHPDVEIYALRLDRGLSPDHVLKTAPGTLWDEEVGLTGKQYIVPGAGGVGEILNNSFV is encoded by the coding sequence ATGAAAACACAATCTAAAAATTCGAATCATTACAAAATAAGTCAAATCGAACACAAATATGGAGAGAATGTTTTTATTCTCTCCAATCCTCTTGCTGAAAGCTTATTAGCGCGCTTTTCCAGTGAAGGTGTGATTCAGCCGGAATTAAATCATTTAATCCACAAACTCTATTTTATTCTTCTTGAATCAGTACTTGGAAACTCTTTTCCAAAAGAGGTTGTTGAGGTTCGATCTCGAATGGCCGGGCTCACTGATAAGGCAATTTTTAAGCAAGAAGTTATAAAGAGGGACCAACCTGTTCTATGTGTTGACCTTGCTCGGGCCGGAACATTTCCAAGTCACGTTTGTTTTGAAAACTTAAACTATTTTTTAAATCCAGAGCTTATACGTCAAGATCATTTCTATGTTCAACGTAAGGTTGATGAGAACGAACAGGTGATTGGTGTTGATGTTTCAGGATCAAAGATTGGTGGTGGACAAGAGAACGCTATCGTTCTTCTTCCTGATCCAATGGGGGCCACTGGTGGTTCAATGTCATTTGCGATTAATCACTATAAAGACAAAATTAAGGGGCGTGCTCTTAAGTATATTTCACTTAATCTTATCGTCACTCCTGAGTATATTAAGAGAATGCAAAAAGATCATCCAGATGTTGAGATCTATGCTCTACGCTTGGATCGTGGATTATCTCCTGATCACGTCTTAAAGACGGCCCCAGGGACTTTGTGGGATGAAGAAGTTGGCCTTACTGGAAAACAGTATATTGTTCCTGGCGCAGGTGGCGTTGGAGAAATTTTAAATAATTCATTTGTATAG